One region of Drosophila teissieri strain GT53w chromosome 2L, Prin_Dtei_1.1, whole genome shotgun sequence genomic DNA includes:
- the LOC122626194 gene encoding ubiquitin conjugation factor E4 A, with product MTSVEENPFAALLQDGANADGVSHKLVEEVLLFTLNKASSSAALCLADVVVDTSEETLSEDLVAHALFERLMLAETSQYAAGNTSAEAKELRAMCYLQGAFARCERIQAEGKTDCSKVLALILNNASTCLRQPDLFAPQSFGAQWMEMFEQADEHDTSTQEFLIRVTCKVVEEVDTIEALGALKAIFYPVLTELQKVIAKENLITMKKNAFWILGFFVRDKRAAVLGELLIDFTTPNPKAKGGEYMDTLLGSLLCISILPKTQTAKYEFFQELSLNQTDPALWALLSHHQQSIFLLVKQLLVLSPETKKKTLQWLANCLDANVSRGHLWNSININLEQTVHSTASDAFMTSLSSVLARLCAPLCLPSLKVLLVDPTYCAVPDKDRQAKGVSLLKAYDETCLLTSEEGEERLTAEKYNFVTEIFYMTHKCFELANRPCIERLVRVMRELQNTQTAYGEVMNSDPNNELTKNLYRMIIEQMQQVLCIKNTLSEPTNDTFLLKFFEASAIWLTEIAMLPREIYEQCVDKRDFSPQIFRNLELLSDTPPFVAPFMQSVPESIIDNISAYLNFCRRLNGDQYIHLYFSAHDAFFKMILLFMGSSVLVKNPHLRAKLAEALEFLLPTQIMGSNRQTFVTHVFDNHSDRFKVVRSLLNVFVSIEMTGQSVQFEQKFNYRRPMYAIMEYLWTKPEHVQCFRDLATEAEQNMEAIEPPIFLRFINLLINDAIFLLDDSLSNLEQIKQLQQAQENGEWNSLSHNERQQQVSNLQHLGMLARFDNLIAKDTINLLKLLTTEIKSIFCHNSMVDRMAAMLNYFLLNLVGPKKERFKVKNKKEFDFDPAQTVLEISHIYINLSSDDSFCLAVSQDGRSYSEQLFSYAENILIRIGGGQLIGEMSELAGKVARLGAQYKEEQELLADAPEEYLDPIISTLMTDPVLLPSSKVTVDRSTIARHLLSDQTDPFNREPLTMDKVKSNEALKQEIESWIEGKREAARSKS from the exons ATGACGAGCGTCGAGGAGAATCCGTTCGCCGCACTGCTTCAGGACGGCGCCAATGCCGATGGCGTGTCGCACAAACTGGTCGAGGAGGTGCTCCTCTTCACGCTGAACAAGGCGTCCTCATCCGCTGCCCTCTGCCTGGCAGACGTGGTGGTGGACACCAGCGAGGAGACCTTGAGCGAGGATCTGGTGGCCCACGCCCTCTTTGAGCGCCTGATGCTGGCCGAGACCAGCCAGTATGCAGCGGGCAATACCAGCGCGGAAGCCAAGGAGCTGCGAGCCATGTGTTATCTTCAAGGAGCCTTTGCTCGATGCGAGCGCATTCAGGCGGAGGGGAAAACCGATTGCTCCAAGGTACTAGCGCTCATCCTAAACAATGCAAGTACCTGCCTGCGCCAGCCAGACCTCTTTGCACCGCAATCCTTCGGTGCCCAGTGGATGGAGATGTTTGAGCAGGCCGATGAACACGACACCAGCACCCAGGAGTTCTTGATCCGCGTCACCTGCaaggtggtggaggaggtCGACACGATTGAGGCCCTGGGCGCCCTAAAGGCTATCTTTTATCCAGTGCTCACTGAGCTCCAGAAGGTCATCGCCAAGGAGAACCTTATCACAATGAAGAAGAACGCATTTTGGATTCTGGGATTCTTCGTGCGCGACAAACGAGCAGCAGTTCTAGGAGAATTACTAATTGACTTTACCACTCCCAATCCCAAAGCTAAAG GTGGCGAATATATGGACACATTGTTGGGCAGTCTACTGTGCATCTCAATCCTGCCCAAGACCCAGACGGCCAAATATGAGTTTTTCCAGGAGCTGTCACTGAACCAAACGGACCCAGCTCTATGGGCTCTATTGTCTCATCACCAGCAATCCATTTTCCTGCTGGTCAAGCAGCTTCTTGTTCTCTCACCCGAAACCAAGAAAAAGACTCTCCAATGGCTAGCCAATTGCCTGGATGCAAATGTGTCGCGTGGTCATCTGTGGAACAGCATCAATATCAACCTGGAGCAAACAGTTCACAGCACGGCCAGCGATGCCTTCATGACCAGCCTGAGTTCAGTCCTAGCACGTCTCTGTGCTCCCCTGTGTTTGCCCTCGTTAAAG GTACTCTTGGTCGACCCTACATATTGTGCAGTGCCGGACAAAGATCGGCAGGCGAAGGGCGTGAGCCTGCTAAAGGCCTACGACGAGACTTGTCTGCTAACCAGCGAAGAGGGTGAGGAGCGTTTGACGGCCGAAAAGTACAATTTCGTGACGGAGATCTTCTACATGACACACAAATGCTTCGAGCTCGCCAATCGTCCCTGCATTGAACGCCTTGTTCGCGTGATGCGCGAGCTGCAAAACACGCAGACGGCGTACGGAGAGGTCATGAACAGCGATCCCAATAACGAGCTGACCAAAAACCTGTATCGCATGATAATAGAACAGATGCAGCAAGTGCTGTGCATCAAGAACACGCTCTCCGAGCCCACCAATGACACGTTCCTATTGAAATTCTTCGAGGCTTCGGCCATTTGGCTCACAGAGATCGCTATGCTGCCCCGTGAGATTTACGAGCAGTGCGTGGACAAGCGGGACTTTTCCCCTCAGATTTTTCGCAACCTGGAGCTGCTGTCAGACACACCGCCTTTTGTTGCACCATTTATGCAATCAGTGCCAGAGAGCATAATCGACAACATCTCGGCTTATTTGAATTTCTGCCGGAGACTGAATGGCGATCAATAcattcatttatatttctCCGCCCATGATGCCTTTTTCAAGATGATACTTCTATTCATGGGCAGCTCCGTGCTGGTGAAGAATCCTCACCTTCGGGCCAAACTGGCTGAAGCCCTGGAATTTCTCTTGCCCACACAGATAATGGGAAGCAATCGACAGACTTTTGTTACCCATGTCTTCGACAACCATTCGGATCGATTTAAGGTGGTCCGCAGCCTACTAAACGTTTTCGTAAGCATCGAAATGACTGGACAGTCGGTGCAATTCGAGCAGAAATTCAACTACCGCCGGCCCATGTACGCTATAATGGAGTACCTGTGGACCAAACCCGAGCACGTTCAGTGCTTTCGTGACCTGGCAACCGAAGCAGAGCAGAATATGGAAGCCATTGAGCCGCCCATATTTTTGCGTTTCATTAATTTGCTAATTAATGATGCCATCTTTCTGTTGGACGATTCATTGTCCAATCTGGAGCAGATCAAACAGCTGCAACAGGCGCAGGAAAATGGTGAGTGGAATAGCTTATCGCATAATGAGCGTCAGCAGCAGGTGTCGAACCTCCAGCACCTGGGCATGCTAGCGCGATTTGACAACCTCATCGCTAAGGACACTATAAATCTCCTCAAGCTGCTCACCACGGAAATCAAAAGCATTTTCTGCCACAACAGTATGGTGGATCGCATGGCAGCCATGTTGAATTactttttgttaaatttagtTGGCCCAAAGAAGGAACGCTTCAAGGTTAAGAACAAGAAGGAGTTCGACTTCGATCCGGCCCAAACGGTGCTGGAGATCTCTCACATCTACATAAATTTAAGCTCTGACGACAGCTTCTGTTTGGCGGTGTCGCAGGATGGCCGTTCCTACAGCGAACAGCTCTTCAGCTATGCTGAGAATATCCTCATCCGAATCGGAGGTGGCCAACTTATAGGCGAGATGTCCGAGTTAGCTGGGAAGGTTGCGCGCCTGGGTGCTCAATacaaggaggagcaggagctgctggCTGATGCGCCCGAAGAGTACCTGGATCCGATTATCTCCACGCTCATGACCGACCCTGTGTTGCTGCCAAGCTCCAAGGTAACAGTGGATCGTTCCACCATCGCCCGTCATCTTCTAAGCGATCAGACCGACCCCTTCAATCGCGAACCGCTCACCATGGATAAGGTCAAGTCCAACGAGGCTCTGAAACAGGAAATAGAGAGCTGGATTGAGGGCAAGCGGGAGGCGGCCCGCTCAAAGAGTTGA
- the LOC122626492 gene encoding transport and Golgi organization protein 1 translates to MRLANKKATMQPQLSDLALFVGLLICCLSTLTWAATLSDKRLCADPKCEQIISTGIAKISYATGGEGLISFKINSPIRVLSKSAGSNRQLWGVDINGRRGYANKDFIMEKKVLVKDKDLLFEVPVVGPGSPVKPVETPVQPVDTPVQPVVTPDQPVETTVQPVLNASESTDDLATTTTSPLQVAVDSIVVEHDKLQDQQVPDPTTASKAQVQVIEGTELPLEAIPAVTESAIVPGKTEDPQEATKSDSAVVDTKEPQASTSEPITSQEGPKAQEPAKEAEKPPPLPQAINAELEDSDDFDYGDDETDEDDHDDDDDSKQGSQDNKSITEIANDKKSINESIELNPLMVEQLNTTDKLEDAKDETKEKQATVEDSKQEASLLPTEALKSPEPLPIEGITEKVVEPPQTIVEHKVNEASVSDEIQAESEKDNATEPIVAQSDEEIKAPYESVISSTAPVVEEAPLKAESVGLPPLFEKKNFENPNDYYKQLQEQQEKERLFVEAEQQKRLQEEAEQQKKLQEEAELDKRILEEKRLQEEAEQQKRLQEETEQQKRLQEEAEQQKRLQEEAEQQKLLQEKAELDKRLLEEAEQQKRLHEESEQLQRSSEEAQAQPSVQDANVQQLNDSVDAQSNEIVDNTNEQNPKQFQQHHHHPESAFNYPSTASHTTPTPDTESPYASIQEESTEAPQTDNHRQGVGSVEPVALPATASPVSEVPVKEDAAGFGLFATIVDTVNNFIGKDPQSASADSSDELQRILYPGKPEVPSSQKKAEDTAPADVDGYCARYQAQDEHCHRSISLDNFVEVMAGKLVEHSQLLLCVIIAATSSLFFMFAYYCFCNSSQEGALLSKLNHLERSLLASHKENLIIKHDLMTTRTKLASIEDNSFGSNDMVADLKKQLESELYEKAKLQEQVGSLERDLDNAAEAGLELNKMLSEVLNGQNGDEAFMSTVDELQRQLNDQEKIIIEINTSLAEKSRENSELQYSFTEATTRLSSELKTLQEDNYELEIEKSKLETRLQEIQAETETELAKALEARNYEMQRLQNQIVELTAKWEREHGDLQTSLAKIEALEDCLKAVKKDANLNVQELITSAKTRGELNAVHKKVVELQSKVEQEVVHKQRLESQLQQSNQDVEQLKQDFNQSERDKLEAQTRLEVLSGYFREKENELKKELSLQETKWLQHQGENASTVEIQTLMKNEIQTLKSQNDELRAEIEAQIASHKAQMGTLENRAHESWLAARQSERRCEEALAEAASLRRKLTTMASGGGGVGGDLGVMEAIAANGASVLGAELKTAPSPLPLPGSPLLNMPNPLPFLAAPFSPFIGLPPPFLPPTGAGGARPPPLGRMRSPPPSSRGDRDRERYSDYSDYDDYDDDEEDDRGMDRRRRHSGSWGRRHRGSYSHSPRTYRSLSPSDSRYNYNDTETDFSPPPSPPPVSSGRSATSRPYSEV, encoded by the exons atgcGGCTGGCCAACAAGAAAGCAACAATGCAGCCCCAGCTGAGTGACTTGGCCCTGTTCGTGGGCCTGCTGATCTGCTGCCTTTCAACTTTGACGTGGGCTGCAACTCTCTCCGACAAGCGACTGTGCGCCGACCCGAAATGTGAAC AAATTATCTCAACGGGCATTGCCAAAATCAGCTATGCCACCGGCGGCGAGGGGCTGATATCCTTTAAAATCAACTCTCCCATTCGCGTCCTGTCAAAAAGCGCCGGGTCCAATAGACAGCTGTGGGGTGTGGACATCAATGGGCGGCGCGGCTATGCCAATAAGGACTTCATCATGGAGAAGAAGGTCCTGGTCAAGGACAAGGACCTGTTGTTCGAAGTGCCAGTGGTGGGACCTGGCAGTCCCGTGAAGCCAGTGGAGACACCAGTTCAGCCCGTGGATACACCAGTTCAGCCCGTGGTGACACCAGATCAGCCCGTTGAAACGACAGTGCAGCCCGTTCTTAACGCCTCTGAGTCAACCGATGACCTGGCAACGACCACAACGTCACCACTTCAGGTTGCCGTTGATTCAATAGTGGTTGAGCACGACAAGCTGCAGGATCAGCAGGTTCCTGATCCTACGACGGCTTCCAAAGCCCAAGTGCAGGTTATTGAAGGCACCGAGCTTCCCCTGGAGGCCATTCCAGCTGTAACGGAAAGTGCCATTGTTCCAGGAAAGACAGAAGACCCCCAAGAAGCTACGAAATCGGACTCGGCAGTTGTTGACACGAAAGAGCCACAGGCATCAACTTCTGAGCCCATTACATCGCAGGAAGGGCCAAAAGCACAGGAACCCGCGAAAGAAGCTGAGAAACCTCCCCCACTGCCTCAGGCCATCAACGCTGAACTCGAAGACTCAGATGATTTCGATTACGGGGATGACGAGACAGACGAAGACGAccacgacgacgatgacgactcCAAACAAGGTAGTCAAGATAACAAATCGATCACAGAGATAGCAAACGATAAGAAATCAATTAACGAATCGATTGAACTAAACCCTCTTATGGTCGAGCAACTGAACACAACTGATAAATTGGAGGATGCAAAGGATGAGACTAAAGAAAAACAGGCAACAGTGGAGGACTCTAAGCAGGAAGCCTCTCTTTTACCCACAGAGGCGTTAAAGTCACCAGAACCTTTGCCGATCGAGGGGATCACCGAAAAGGTGGTTGAGCCCCCGCAAACGATTGTTGAGCATAAAGTGAATGAAGCTTCAGTTTCAGATGAAATCCAAGCTGAGTCTGAAAAAGATAACGCTACCGAACCTATTGTTGCTCAATCTGATGAGGAAATAAAAGCGCCATATGAGTCAGTAATCAGCTCAACGGCTCCTGTCGTAGAAGAGGCACCACTAAAAGCGGAGTCTGTTGGCCTGCCGCCTCTCTTTGAAAAGAAGAACTTTGAGAACCCCAATGATTACTATAAGCAATTACAGGAACAACAGGAAAAAGAAAGATTATTTGTAGAGGCGGAGCAGCAAAAGAGGTTACAAGAGGAAGcggagcagcagaagaagtTACAAGAGGAAGCAGAACTGGATAAAAGGATACTCGAAGAAAAGAGGTTACAAGAGGAAGCGGAGCAACAGAAGAGGTTACAAGAGGAAACGGAGCAACAGAAGAGGTTACAAGAGGAAGCGGAGCAGCAGAAGAGGTTACAAGAGGAagcggagcagcagaagctTTTACAAGAGAAAGCAGAGCTGGATAAAAGGTTACTCGAAGAAGCTGAGCAACAGAAGAGGTTACACGAAGAATCAGAGCAGCTGCAGCGATCAAGTGAGGAAGCGCAGGCACAACCGAGCGTTCAGGATGCCAACGTGCAGCAGCTTAATGATTCTGTAGATGCACAGTCCAACGAAATCGTTGATAACACCAATGAACAGAATCCAAAACAATTTCAGCAGCACCATCATCACCCAGAAAGTGCCTTTAATTACCCATCAACTGCATCACATACTACTCCAACGCCTGACACTGAATCACCGTACGCATCAATCCAAGAGGAAAGCACAGAAGCACCCCAAACAGATAACCATCGTCAGGGAGTTGGTTCCGTGGAGCCAGTAGCTCTGCCTGCGACGGCTAGCCCCGTATCGGAAGTACCCGTCAAGGAGGACGCCGCAGGCTTCGGTCTCTTTGCCACGATTGTCGACACcgtaaacaattttattggAAAGGATCCTCAGAGTGCCTCAGCAGATAGCAGCGATGAACTGCAGAGAATTCTCTATCCAGGAAAGCCGGAGGTGCCATCTTCTCAAAAGAAGGCGGAAG aTACTGCTCCAGCCGATGTGGATGGATATTGTGCCCGGTATCAAGCCCAAGATGAGCACTGTCATCGCTCAATATCCCTTGATAATTTTGTTGAAGTAATGGCCGGCAAGCTGGTTGAGCACAGCCAACTTTTACTCTGCGTTATTATTGCGGCGACTTCTTCCTTGTTCTTTATGTTTGCATACTACTGCTTCTGCAACAGTAGTCAGGAGGGAGCACTTCTTTCGAAGCTGAACCATTTGGAACGCAGTCTGTTGGCCTCCCACAAGGAGAATCTGATTATCAAGCACGACCTGATGACAACGCGAACAAAGTTGGCCAGCATTGAGGACAACTCCTTTGGCTCAAACGACATGGTGGCCGATCTCAAAAAGCAGCTCGAATCAGAGCTATACGAGAAGGCCAAACTGCAGGAGCAGGTTGGCTCACTAGAAAGG GATCTGGATAACGCGGCTGAGGCTGGCCTGGAGCTCAACAAAATGCTGTCCGAAGTCCTGAACGGCCAGAATGGGGATGAGGCTTTCATGAGCACCGTCGACGAACTGCAGCGACAGCTTAATGATCAAGAAA AGATCATCATTGAAATCAACACAAGTCTGGCCGAGAAAAGTAGAGAGAACAGCGAACTGCAGTATTCCTTTACGGAGGCCACTACACGCCTTTCCAGCGAGCTGAAGACGCTACAAGAGGACAACTACGAGTTGGAGATAGAAAAGTCTAAGTTGGAAACTCGACTTCAGGAAATTCAGGCTGAAACGGAAACGGAGTTGGCCAAGGCACTGGAAGCAAGGAATTATGAAATGCAAAGGCTGCAGAATCAGATTGTTGAGCTGACTGCAAAGTGGGAGCGGGAGCATGGCGATCTGCAAACCAGTCTAGCAAAGATCGAAGCTCTCGAAGATTGCCTTAAGGCTGTGAAAAAGGATGCCAACCTCAACGTCCAGGAGCTAATCACCTCGGCCAAGACACGCGGTGAACTTAACGCGGTCCATAAGAAGGTAGTCGAGTTACAGTCGAAAGTGGAGCAAGAAGTGGTCCACAAGCAGCGTCTGGAGAGCCAGTTACAGCAGTCAAATCAAGATGTCGAGCAGCTGAAGCAGGACTTCAACCAATCAGAGCGCGATAAGCTAGAAGCCCAGACGCGTCTTGAAGTCTTATCTGGCTACTTTAGAGAGAAGGAGAACGAACTTAAGAA AGAACTTAGTCTGCAGGAGACCAAGTGGCTGCAGCACCAGGGAGAGAATGCCAGCACAGTGGAGATCCAGACGCTGATGAAGAACGAAATCCAAACTCTGAA ATCTCAGAATGACGAGCTGCGTGCCGAGATTGAGGCCCAGATAGCCTCCCACAAAGCTCAGATGGGCACGCTGGAGAATCGCGCTCATGAGTCCTGGCTGGCGGCGCGCCAGTCAGAGCGCCGATGCGAAGAAGCGTTGGCCGAAGCCGCCAGCCTGAGGCGCAAGCTGACCACGATGGccagcggaggaggaggtgtaGGCGGAGATCTAGGCGTAATGGAGGCCATCGCCGCCAATGGAGCTTCTGTGCTGGGGGCGGAACTGAAAACGGCACCATCGCCGCTCCCCTTGCCGGGTTCACCACTACTAAACATGCCAAATCCACTGCCATTCCTGGCGGCACCCTTCTCACCCTTCATAGGTCTGCCGCCGCCATTCCTGCCGCCAACTGGAGCGGGAGGGGCACGCCCCCCGCCACTGGGACGCATGCGCTCCCCGCCGCCATCGAGCCGCGGCGATCGGGATCGAGAGCGATACTCAGACTACAGCGATTACGATGACtacgacgacgatgaggaggaCGACCGCGGCATGGACCGTCGTCGAAGGCACAGCGGCAGCTGGGGTCGCCGGCATCGAGGCTCCTACAGCCACTCGCCGCGCACATATCGCTCGCTGTCACCGTCGGACAGTCGGTACAACTACAACGACACGGAGACTGACTTCAGTCCACCACCAAGTCCGCCGCCCGTTTCTTCGGGACGCAGCGCGACATCGCGACCCTACAGCGAGGTATGA
- the LOC122626036 gene encoding retinol-binding protein pinta: MSAVRPLNAALQEICTRELNEIPARVSQDIEALRDWVLKQPHLRACTDDQFLLAFLRGTKFSLERAKEKFDRFYTLQRSIPEVFNDRRLATDTQVLDIVRTGVLLQIPMDADDPGPRVTIIRAGSYDTSKYKFQDIIRVGSMFGEIMMFEDDNATVSGYVEIMDMAGITGSHLFALQPQLLSKFSTYADEAMPTRQKGIHFINVPAAFETGFNSLRSFFPAKIKSRISVSSDPAAIYELVRREYLPQEYGGTGDTLQDISHTMEAKLSSYGPYFQESQTFGADDKLREFGDHVRRNHRSSFGAVGSFRKLEID; the protein is encoded by the exons atgaGCGCGGTTCGTCCATTAAATGCCGCCCTGCAAGAAATTTGCACCAGGGAATTGAACGAGATTCCAGCCCGTGTGTCCCAGGACATCGAGGCTCTGAGGGATTGGGTACTAAAGCAACCACATTTGCGGGCCTGCACTGACGACCAGTTCCTTCTCGCCTTCCTGCGCGGCACCAAGTTTAGTTTGGAACGGGCCAAGGAGAAGTTCGATCGGTTCTACACGCTGCAGCGATCCATTCCCGAGGTCTTTAATGATCGGCGCCTGGCCACCGATACCCAGGTGCTTGATATTGTAAGAACGGG AGTTCTCCTGCAAATCCCCATGGATGCGGACGATCCGGGACCGCGGGTCACCATAATTCGAGCTGGTTCCTACGACACGAGTAAATACAAGTTCCAGGACATAATCCGCGTCGGTTCCATGTTCGGTGAGATCATGATGTTCGAGGACGACAACGCCACGGTCAGTGGCTATGTGGAGATAATGGACATGGCTGGAATTACGGGCTCCCATCTCTTTGCCCTGCAGCCACAGTTGCTCAGTAAATTCTCCACCTACGCGGATGAGGCGATGCCGACGCGTCAAAAGGGCATACACTTCATCAATGTTCCTGCAGCCTTTGAAACTGGCTTCAATTCCTTGCGCTCCTTTTTCCCCGCCAAAATTAAGAGTCGG ATCTCGGTCAGCTCCGATCCGGCGGCCATATACGAGCTAGTGCGTCGCGAGTATTTGCCGCAGGAATACGGCGGAACTGGGGATACTCTGCAGGATATAAGCCACACCATGGAAGCAAAACTGTCCAGTTACGGGCCCTACTTTCAGGAGAGCCAAACTTTCGGTGCCGATGACAAGCTGCGCGAATTCGGAGACCATGTGAGAAGGAACCATCGTTCCTCCTTCGGAGCTGTGGGCTCGTTCCGGAAACTGGAGATCGACTAA
- the LOC122626493 gene encoding uncharacterized protein LOC122626493, with product MASIENLNDDCLLKIVEYLNLEEQLQLWKSSEPASRLRSVISYSWQREAEHSVDQETFKDNYEVLDEFLQCICCTVAELTLRYLTMDQLERWKGHTFPNVRQLTYLGDESSDIDGDADIGILVDCFPQLEAIGLSGNTSGNHISRWRNIRRLDLQLCWYLSTQCFEDICHNLPLEALSIQWHRTEENSYVRAISRLLELEELELDIVHLSSENISQLLGLPKLKKLRLHNFDQLDDLLSDIGRMRGQDVLAAAFSDNIWMRQTEVLAKLRSLRCLTLVDDEGCCAIDFPTIINCFPLLEQLHLENSRIWVNADGIWDAVLACPRLRVFSMSNQILYDEFFAFSKSTMHRALNQRMEDLTMHFYKTDKEDLISKHFRHPKLHVSFSATSSSYSQLPGECIELEFIRHES from the exons ATGGCAAGCATTGAGAACCTCAATGATGACTGCCTGCT TAAAATTGTAGAGTATCTGAatctggaggagcagctgcagctatGGAAGAGTTCCGAGCCGGCATCCCGATTGAGATCGGTGATTTCCTACAGCTGGCAGCGCGAAGCAGAGCACTCCGTGGACCAGGAAACATTCAAGGACAACTATGAGGTGCTGGACGAATTCCTGCAGTGCATTTGCTGCACTGTGGCGGAACTCACACTCCGCTACCTGACAATGGATCAACTGGAGCGGTGGAAGGGCCACACATTTCCCAATGTGCGGCAACTGACCTACTTGGGCGATGAGAGCAGTGACATTGATGGAGACGCCGACATCGGCATTCTAGTTGACTGCTTTCCGCAGCTGGAAGCCATCGGGCTGAGCGGGAACACCAGTGGTAACCACATCAGTCGTTGGAGGAACATTCGCCGACTCGACCTGCAGCTGTGCTGGTACTTGAGCACCCAGTGCTTCGAGGACATCTGCCACAACCTTCCCCTTGAGGCTCTTAGTATCCAGTGGCACAGGACTGAGGAGAATTCCTACGTTCGGGCCATCAGTAGGCTGCTggaactggaggagctggagttggacaTAGTTCATCTTAGTAGCGAAAACATTAGCCAACTGTTGGGCCTGCCCAAACTAAAGAAGCTTCGCCTGCACAACTTCGATCAATTGGATGATCTGCTGTCTGACATTGGACGCATGAGAGGTCAGGATGTGTTGGCTGCCGCATTCAGCGATAATATTTGGATGAGGCAAACTGAGGTGCTGGCCAAACTCCGAAGTCTCCGATGCTTAACGCTCGTCGATGATGAAGGATGTTGCGCCATTGATTTTCCCACGATCATCAACTGCTTTCCCCTCTTGGAGCAACTGCATCTGGAGAACTCGCGCATCTGGGTAAATGCCGATGGTATATGGGACGCGGTGCTTGCCTGTCCTCGCCTCAGAGTATTCAGCATGTCCAACCAGATTCTGTATGATGAGTTCTTCGCCTTCAGCAAATCAACCATGCACCGTGCTCTCAACCAGCGAATGGAGGATTTGACCATGCATTTTTATAAGACCGACAAGGAAGACTTG ATTTCCAAGCACTTTAGACATCCTAAACTTCATGTTTCCTTCAGTGCGACGAGTAGCAGCTATTCACAATTACCTGGCGAATGTATAGAACTGGAATTTATTCGCCACGAGTCGTGA